In Rhodococcus sp. 4CII, the DNA window TGGCGACCCCCCACCGCGCCGCGGTCTACCGGTGCGACCAACGGACCCTGCTGCGTGGGTGGGCCTCGCCCTATCCGACCCCGGTGCTGGCCCTGAAGATCGATCGCCGGGCACTCGAGGATCAACTCGCGGCACGGTTGGGAACCGAGATCGTCGACCCGATCGTCTTCGGCATGGACCTCGATCTGGACACCGTCGTCGGCCGTCAATGGCTTTCACTGGTCGAAGGTCTGTCTCATCAACTCGACAGTCCCGAGGCGTTGGCGCTGCATCCCATCGTCTCGACGCCGATGGCCGAGTGCTTGATGAGCGGGCTTCTCGTCGCCGCGGAGCACGACTACAGGGCAAGGCTGTACGAACCCAAGCCGGCCCTGCCGGGAATTGTCCGGCTCGCCGTCGATTACCTCGAGGCGCACGCGCAGCAGCCCCTGACGGTGGCGCAGGTCGCCAAGAACGTCGGGGTGAGTGTGCGGTCTCTGCAGGTGGGGTTCCAGAACTCGTTGGGTACGACGCCGATGCGGCAGCTGAAGATCATTCGCATGCAGAAGGCGCGCAAAGACCTGCTCAAGGCGGACCCGGCGAACGAGGGTGTCACCGAGATCGCACAGCGGTGGGGGTTC includes these proteins:
- a CDS encoding AraC family transcriptional regulator, producing the protein MSEDPDRGNGTKTFLSDDIDEARAIGSDLYYPHEVRVLGDEHIFQMRMTAASFGPVTLGRLDYSTEVEIFTNELRDSYQVNIPMRGELVTGSGRARTVATPHRAAVYRCDQRTLLRGWASPYPTPVLALKIDRRALEDQLAARLGTEIVDPIVFGMDLDLDTVVGRQWLSLVEGLSHQLDSPEALALHPIVSTPMAECLMSGLLVAAEHDYRARLYEPKPALPGIVRLAVDYLEAHAQQPLTVAQVAKNVGVSVRSLQVGFQNSLGTTPMRQLKIIRMQKARKDLLKADPANEGVTEIAQRWGFLHVGRFAGEYKETFGVSPSEDLRTVPFR